A stretch of the Candidatus Hydrogenedentota bacterium genome encodes the following:
- a CDS encoding sulfatase codes for MKRRDFITYAAAGLTLVGIPHLRTKAAERPSRPNLIYLFSDEHRWQSMSFTEMPEVRTPHMAAMAAQGAQFTHAISNYPVCSPYRAILMTGRWPYQQGVIDNSIPLSPEQPVIGKVFRSAGYRTGYIGKWHLGGTRAEPFGFDKSLIWTGTGAHYDTSEYHPASGGPVRPKGYNATLMTDQAIEFIRESREDARPFFLMVSWNPPHSTFTDAPEDKKALYPEGSLPYRPNVNLANGAVSEEAPDIAKRNDWPNYQGYHAHITAIDEELGRVLKTIDEMGLAPNTIVVYTSDHGSMFGSHGLGSKRQPYEESIHVPFLVRWPGVVSPGLKSEALFGSIDIMPTLCGLAGLEIPQSCEGQDFSAALQESAGPDPECQFIMHISKDNATGGNKHPAPIFRGIRTKRYTYAVKPSGEGFLFDIRQDPYQLKNLFDEPSAAEIRKQLKNLTRKCLTRAQDPFEMPE; via the coding sequence ATGAAACGGCGGGATTTCATCACGTACGCGGCGGCAGGATTGACGCTTGTGGGGATTCCGCACCTCAGAACAAAAGCAGCGGAGCGGCCATCCCGCCCGAACCTCATCTACCTGTTCAGCGATGAACATCGCTGGCAATCCATGTCGTTTACAGAGATGCCCGAGGTCCGCACGCCCCACATGGCCGCTATGGCTGCACAAGGCGCCCAGTTCACGCACGCTATCAGCAACTACCCCGTTTGTTCTCCCTACCGCGCCATTCTGATGACCGGACGCTGGCCGTACCAGCAAGGCGTCATTGACAACAGTATTCCCCTCAGCCCAGAGCAGCCCGTCATCGGAAAGGTTTTTCGGTCGGCTGGCTACCGCACCGGCTATATCGGCAAATGGCACCTGGGCGGAACCCGCGCGGAACCCTTTGGTTTCGATAAGTCCCTCATCTGGACCGGTACCGGTGCTCACTATGACACCTCCGAATACCACCCTGCCAGCGGAGGCCCTGTCCGCCCCAAAGGATACAACGCCACGCTCATGACCGATCAAGCCATCGAGTTCATACGCGAAAGCAGAGAGGATGCCAGGCCGTTCTTTCTGATGGTATCGTGGAATCCGCCGCATTCGACTTTTACTGACGCCCCCGAAGACAAGAAGGCATTGTATCCGGAGGGCTCGTTGCCCTACCGGCCGAACGTCAATCTGGCTAACGGCGCCGTTTCCGAGGAGGCGCCTGACATTGCAAAACGCAACGATTGGCCCAATTACCAAGGCTACCACGCCCATATCACCGCGATTGACGAGGAATTGGGCCGGGTCCTCAAGACCATCGACGAGATGGGCCTCGCTCCGAATACCATCGTTGTATACACTTCCGACCACGGCTCGATGTTCGGGTCGCACGGACTAGGAAGCAAACGCCAGCCATATGAAGAGTCCATTCACGTGCCATTTCTGGTGCGCTGGCCGGGCGTTGTATCGCCGGGGCTCAAGAGTGAGGCATTGTTTGGTTCCATCGATATCATGCCGACTTTGTGCGGTTTGGCAGGTCTCGAGATTCCCCAATCCTGCGAGGGGCAGGATTTCAGCGCCGCCTTGCAGGAAAGTGCGGGCCCCGACCCCGAATGTCAGTTTATCATGCACATTTCCAAGGACAACGCTACCGGAGGCAACAAGCATCCCGCGCCGATCTTTCGGGGGATTCGCACGAAGCGCTACACCTATGCCGTCAAACCGAGCGGCGAGGGTTTCTTGTTCGACATCCGCCAGGACCCCTACCAGCTCAAGAATCTGTTCGATGAACCAAGTGCCGCCGAGATCCGGAAACAGCTCAAGAACCTTACTCGCAAGTGTCTGACAAGGGCGCAAGACCCATTTGAAATGCCCGAATGA
- a CDS encoding serine protease: MNFRSLQRGLTIAVLSCFWIAGTASSDELADMARSLVANNKDAVVTIKLVIENRYSMQGSGSQSEESKSEITGTVINPSGLAVVSLFSTDPTSASRNMMGMDLEEMGFKMETEIKSVDILTAGGDEIPAEIVLRDKDLDLAFLRPKQKTDKPFAALDLSKSGAPAQLDPVVAISRLGRVANRAYGALLDRIEAVVEKPRTFYVPAGGGMSESSLGAPVFTLDGNLIGILVLRTIRASSSSMMGMMGMMGGGGSDNAVMIIMPASDVLEVAAQAPEHAPAQTQEQPEEQREEAPEEETAPAQETNSEG, from the coding sequence ATGAATTTCAGGTCACTGCAGAGAGGGCTCACAATCGCCGTTCTGAGTTGTTTTTGGATTGCTGGAACGGCAAGCTCCGACGAACTTGCCGACATGGCCCGGAGCCTCGTTGCAAATAACAAGGATGCTGTGGTGACCATCAAGCTGGTGATCGAAAACCGGTATTCCATGCAGGGAAGCGGCTCGCAGAGCGAGGAAAGCAAGTCGGAAATCACGGGTACCGTCATCAACCCTTCCGGGCTGGCCGTTGTCAGTCTGTTTTCCACCGACCCCACCTCCGCTTCGCGTAACATGATGGGGATGGACCTCGAGGAAATGGGGTTCAAGATGGAAACCGAGATCAAGAGCGTTGACATCCTCACAGCCGGCGGCGATGAAATCCCCGCTGAAATCGTCCTGCGCGACAAGGATTTGGATCTTGCCTTCCTGCGCCCAAAACAAAAAACGGATAAACCTTTCGCCGCACTGGACCTTTCCAAATCGGGCGCCCCCGCCCAACTTGACCCTGTCGTGGCCATCAGCCGGCTGGGACGCGTGGCCAACCGGGCCTATGGCGCCTTGTTGGACCGTATCGAAGCGGTTGTCGAGAAGCCTCGGACGTTCTACGTGCCTGCTGGAGGCGGGATGAGCGAGAGTTCTCTTGGTGCGCCGGTGTTCACCCTCGACGGCAATCTCATTGGCATTCTGGTCCTCCGCACTATCCGCGCCTCGAGCAGCAGCATGATGGGGATGATGGGGATGATGGGTGGCGGCGGGAGCGACAATGCCGTCATGATCATCATGCCGGCCTCGGATGTGCTGGAAGTGGCAGCCCAAGCGCCCGAGCATGCCCCCGCACAGACTCAGGAACAACCCGAAGAGCAACGTGAAGAGGCGCCCGAGGAAGAGACCGCGCCAGCGCAGGAAACCAACTCGGAAGGGTAA
- a CDS encoding PDZ domain-containing protein: MKFPIVFSLLLFLVLMPAALSAAQEAAAPLAGIPETLRSSVDAAVARVKPALVRIEVVTPDYYEGREVKYESSGSGVIITPEGHVVTNHHVAGHATRMVCTLSTKEKIEAELVGRDPLSDIALLKLKPDEPRVFPIAEWGDSTQIKVGDDVLAMGSPMALSQSVTLGIISNTEMIMPRWFGPFRRMDEDGEDVGSFVVWLGHDAQIYGGNSGGPLVNLQGEIVGINEIRVGGLGGAIPSELAQQIASVLLEQGQVKRAWLGFDIQPRFKYSPMDHGALIANVMKDTPAAQAGLQAGDYLLRLAGQDVDVEFDEQVPLFNRFVADLPIGEAVEAIVLRDGNEKSFSMTTTDRKEASPKQSELKQWGLTVRDISFLIAKELRRDNQDGVIVTSVRPGGPSGDAKPAIEDKDVITAIAGQPVKNVPDMKKVTQDITEGKTEPTPVLVQFERREQQLVTVIDVGIQELKDPGLEVKKAWLPVETQVITKDIAKNMGDENLTGFRVTRVFSGSTAEKAGLQVGDLILEVDGVELEANAPEDYEELPVLIRQYKVGTSAELGIKRGGEKMSVAVELVPAPKLDREMKKYRDDNFEFTVRDITFFDRAREEWEESKTGVLVEEIKSGSWAALGMLGVSDLIAEVNGEKVVDVEWFEQRMKSIADEKPKTIIFKVQRGIYTLFLQFEPQWESGG, from the coding sequence ATGAAATTCCCAATCGTCTTCAGTCTGCTGCTGTTCTTGGTCTTGATGCCTGCGGCGCTTTCGGCAGCCCAGGAAGCCGCCGCCCCCTTGGCCGGGATACCGGAAACTTTGCGCAGTTCCGTAGACGCCGCTGTGGCAAGGGTGAAGCCGGCGCTCGTGCGCATCGAGGTCGTCACGCCCGACTATTACGAAGGGCGCGAAGTAAAGTATGAATCCTCCGGCAGCGGCGTGATCATTACACCCGAAGGTCATGTCGTTACGAATCATCATGTCGCCGGCCATGCCACAAGGATGGTCTGTACGCTCTCGACAAAGGAGAAGATCGAAGCGGAACTGGTGGGACGAGACCCCCTCTCGGATATCGCATTGCTGAAACTCAAGCCCGACGAGCCGCGAGTGTTCCCAATAGCGGAATGGGGCGACTCGACGCAAATCAAAGTAGGGGACGACGTGCTGGCCATGGGCAGCCCGATGGCCCTGTCCCAATCGGTAACTCTCGGGATCATCAGCAATACCGAGATGATCATGCCGCGCTGGTTCGGCCCGTTCCGGCGCATGGACGAAGATGGGGAAGACGTGGGCTCATTTGTCGTTTGGCTGGGCCACGATGCACAGATCTACGGCGGCAACAGCGGCGGGCCCTTGGTGAACCTCCAGGGTGAAATCGTCGGGATCAACGAGATCCGCGTAGGCGGCCTTGGCGGCGCCATCCCCAGCGAGCTGGCCCAGCAGATCGCCTCGGTGCTTCTCGAACAGGGCCAGGTAAAGCGGGCATGGCTCGGATTCGACATCCAGCCGCGTTTCAAGTACAGCCCGATGGACCACGGTGCACTCATCGCAAATGTCATGAAGGATACCCCTGCGGCCCAAGCCGGGCTGCAGGCGGGCGACTACCTGCTCCGGTTGGCCGGCCAGGATGTTGACGTCGAGTTCGACGAACAGGTGCCTCTCTTCAACCGTTTCGTCGCAGACCTGCCCATCGGTGAAGCCGTCGAAGCGATTGTCCTGCGCGATGGCAACGAAAAGTCCTTTTCCATGACAACGACCGACCGCAAGGAAGCCTCCCCTAAACAGTCGGAATTGAAGCAGTGGGGGCTTACCGTCCGGGATATTTCGTTTCTCATCGCGAAAGAACTGCGGCGCGACAACCAGGACGGAGTGATCGTTACGTCGGTCCGGCCGGGCGGTCCATCCGGCGATGCGAAACCCGCCATCGAGGACAAGGACGTCATCACCGCTATCGCAGGCCAGCCCGTCAAGAACGTCCCGGATATGAAAAAGGTCACCCAGGACATAACAGAGGGCAAGACGGAGCCCACGCCGGTGCTGGTGCAATTCGAGCGACGCGAACAACAGTTGGTTACCGTGATCGACGTCGGCATTCAGGAATTGAAGGACCCGGGCCTCGAGGTCAAGAAAGCCTGGCTTCCTGTCGAAACCCAAGTGATCACGAAAGACATTGCAAAGAACATGGGGGACGAAAACTTGACGGGATTTCGCGTCACTCGCGTCTTTTCCGGCAGCACGGCCGAGAAAGCGGGGCTGCAAGTGGGTGACCTGATTCTTGAGGTCGATGGCGTGGAACTCGAGGCCAACGCCCCCGAGGATTATGAGGAGCTTCCCGTATTGATTCGGCAATATAAGGTTGGGACCTCGGCGGAGCTGGGTATAAAGCGGGGCGGAGAAAAGATGTCTGTTGCCGTCGAATTGGTCCCGGCGCCAAAACTCGACCGCGAAATGAAGAAATACCGCGATGACAACTTCGAGTTCACCGTTCGCGATATAACCTTCTTTGACCGCGCACGGGAAGAGTGGGAAGAAAGCAAGACGGGCGTGCTCGTGGAGGAAATCAAGTCGGGAAGCTGGGCGGCCTTGGGCATGCTCGGCGTTTCCGACTTGATCGCTGAGGTCAACGGCGAAAAAGTCGTGGATGTCGAATGGTTTGAGCAGAGAATGAAATCGATCGCCGACGAAAAGCCCAAGACCATTATCTTCAAAGTGCAACGGGGCATTTATACCCTTTTCCTGCAGTTCGAGCCGCAGTGGGAGAGTGGCGGATGA
- the pap gene encoding polyphosphate:AMP phosphotransferase, producing the protein MLETVDLRAQLPKSDYKTAMERLDLRLAQLQRDLWGAGVPVLVVFEGWDAAGKGLVLGRILQAFDPRGFKVHNVGAPTELARCWPPMGRYWNITPADGQIAIYNHSWYRQVLNERVEDGVSAQALQEANERIRVFERQLTDDDAVIVKFFLHIDKKEQAKRFRRLRKDPAFAWKVGKAEQRRHKLYNRYAEAVEDMLRETSTPYAPWTLVPSTDDRFACVTVAETLAAAFDRALALKKPHVAAKKKVPMRRRRTSPLDRVDMTAVLDDKKYGERVDTLQEELRRLQHLCYRERVPVVMVYEGWDAAGKGGNIRRLLGELDPRGYEVVPVGAPTGDEKTHHYLWRFWRALPKAGHFTVFDRSWYGRVLVERVEGFATRDEWSRAYREINEFEEQLAEYGTVVVKFWIHISKEEQLARFEARQNTPHKRWKITDEDWRNRKRWDDYWIAVSDMIEQTSTLQAPWTIIAGNDKRYARMQALETVAARISDRLKGKK; encoded by the coding sequence ATGCTCGAAACAGTTGACTTAAGGGCCCAACTCCCCAAGTCCGATTACAAGACGGCGATGGAACGGCTTGACCTGCGCCTGGCCCAATTGCAGCGCGATTTGTGGGGCGCCGGGGTCCCTGTCCTCGTGGTGTTTGAAGGGTGGGACGCTGCCGGCAAGGGCTTGGTGCTCGGGCGTATTCTGCAGGCATTCGACCCTCGGGGTTTCAAGGTCCACAACGTTGGCGCCCCGACAGAGCTTGCGCGTTGCTGGCCTCCCATGGGCCGGTACTGGAACATCACCCCCGCTGACGGCCAGATAGCCATCTACAACCACAGTTGGTACCGACAGGTCTTGAATGAGCGGGTGGAAGACGGCGTTTCCGCTCAGGCGCTTCAAGAGGCCAACGAACGCATCCGAGTGTTTGAGCGTCAATTGACCGACGACGACGCGGTCATCGTCAAATTCTTCCTGCACATTGACAAGAAGGAGCAGGCCAAACGTTTTCGCAGATTGCGGAAGGACCCCGCCTTCGCGTGGAAAGTCGGCAAAGCGGAGCAACGGCGTCACAAGCTGTACAACCGGTACGCGGAGGCGGTTGAAGATATGCTTCGTGAAACCTCCACCCCCTATGCGCCGTGGACTCTCGTGCCTTCGACGGATGATCGGTTCGCGTGTGTGACCGTGGCCGAAACACTGGCGGCAGCGTTTGACCGCGCGCTCGCGCTGAAGAAGCCGCACGTAGCTGCGAAGAAAAAGGTCCCGATGCGGCGGAGGCGTACGAGCCCTCTTGACAGGGTCGATATGACGGCGGTCCTGGACGACAAGAAGTACGGTGAGCGGGTGGATACTCTCCAAGAGGAACTCCGCCGGCTTCAACACCTCTGTTACCGTGAACGCGTGCCCGTGGTTATGGTGTATGAGGGATGGGACGCTGCCGGGAAGGGCGGCAACATCCGGCGGCTCTTGGGGGAGCTGGATCCACGGGGCTACGAGGTGGTGCCTGTCGGCGCGCCAACGGGCGACGAAAAGACCCATCACTACCTCTGGCGTTTCTGGCGGGCCCTTCCCAAAGCAGGACACTTTACGGTTTTCGACAGGAGCTGGTACGGACGGGTTCTGGTGGAACGGGTCGAAGGTTTTGCAACCCGCGACGAATGGAGCAGGGCCTACAGGGAAATCAACGAGTTCGAGGAGCAACTGGCCGAATACGGCACGGTCGTGGTCAAGTTCTGGATTCACATATCAAAAGAAGAACAATTGGCACGATTCGAGGCCCGTCAGAATACTCCGCACAAGCGCTGGAAGATTACCGACGAGGACTGGCGCAACCGGAAACGCTGGGATGACTATTGGATCGCTGTCTCCGACATGATCGAGCAGACATCAACGCTCCAGGCGCCGTGGACCATCATCGCGGGCAACGACAAGCGTTATGCGCGGATGCAGGCACTCGAGACGGTCGCCGCCCGCATTTCAGACCGGTTGAAAGGTAAGAAATAG
- a CDS encoding class I mannose-6-phosphate isomerase — protein MGREEWDVLHFEERYYERVWGGHKLRTLYKKPVPENIRIGEAWLLSDHPGHETSISQGPLKGKTVQDLLRIDRLALLGTQARLTPGGRFPLLLKMLDSAEDLSLQVHPDDDCAQRLREPETGKTEMWHVLHAEPGSELICGLHPGTNRHAFTEAVRNGSPERLLRRFPVCEGTTAFVSAGTVHAIGGGIVLAEIQQNSHLTYRIYDWGRLGTNGKPRELHLEKALAAISFGSSYGGEAAPLACPGQDSAQRTILAACRYFASDLVTCRGRYQRDTRGDSFHILLAKSGLLAVGVKRETHVLKAAEAVLVPGQYEAFSVEGHGEFLDYYVPDLRADVIDPLLSAGHSRDAITLLGGDREHSDLRI, from the coding sequence ATGGGCCGCGAAGAATGGGATGTCCTGCATTTCGAGGAGCGCTATTACGAACGCGTTTGGGGCGGCCACAAGCTCAGGACCCTCTACAAGAAGCCCGTGCCGGAAAACATCCGGATCGGAGAAGCCTGGCTGCTTTCCGATCATCCGGGCCACGAAACCAGCATCTCCCAGGGCCCTCTGAAGGGCAAGACGGTGCAGGACCTTCTGCGCATAGACCGTCTGGCGCTGCTTGGGACACAAGCACGGCTTACCCCGGGCGGCCGTTTTCCACTCCTGCTTAAAATGCTGGACTCCGCGGAGGACCTGTCGCTGCAAGTGCATCCCGACGATGATTGCGCCCAGCGGCTGCGGGAACCGGAAACCGGCAAGACGGAAATGTGGCACGTCCTTCACGCGGAACCCGGAAGCGAATTGATCTGCGGCCTGCACCCGGGCACAAACAGGCACGCCTTCACGGAGGCAGTCCGCAACGGCTCGCCCGAAAGACTCCTCAGAAGATTCCCCGTGTGCGAGGGGACAACGGCTTTTGTGTCCGCCGGAACCGTTCACGCTATCGGCGGAGGCATCGTACTGGCCGAAATCCAGCAGAACAGCCATCTGACTTACCGCATCTATGATTGGGGAAGGCTCGGAACCAACGGGAAACCCCGCGAACTGCATCTCGAAAAAGCTCTCGCGGCCATTTCCTTCGGTTCGTCGTACGGCGGCGAAGCAGCCCCGCTTGCCTGCCCCGGCCAGGATAGCGCACAGCGAACGATCCTGGCGGCCTGCCGTTACTTCGCGTCCGACCTGGTCACCTGCCGGGGCCGCTACCAAAGAGATACGCGCGGTGATTCCTTTCACATCCTCTTGGCTAAGTCTGGCCTTCTCGCCGTCGGCGTGAAACGGGAAACACATGTCCTGAAGGCCGCTGAGGCTGTTCTGGTGCCAGGACAATACGAGGCGTTTTCCGTCGAGGGCCACGGTGAATTCCTCGACTACTATGTCCCCGACCTTCGCGCCGACGTCATCGATCCCCTGCTTTCCGCCGGGCACAGCCGCGATGCCATCACCTTGCTCGGAGGAGACAGAGAGCACAGCGACCTGCGAATCTGA
- a CDS encoding MBL fold metallo-hydrolase, which produces MSRARIVPISIPTPLPVGSVNVFLLASDPVTLVDAGLNTGEAFEVLKAAFKNEGLALSDLEQVLLTHTHIDHVGLLGRLRDYADFTVYAHPWAAHRSLNSEDQHEKARRFGLQIMRELGAPDDVAHKAAGEQHSFREFATDATVDKGLEDGEVIGPHTACHVPGHSALDMLFVDNAHRIAFTGDHLLPRITPNPLLRRPRAGQPRVKSLVQYRESLRKTHALDLDVCYPGHGEPIRNHRAVIESLLERQHKRNQRVLEILGGRRLSVYEVARQLFPRMDAKFTFLGLSSAAGHLEILEEEGRVVSEYEDGILCFRAV; this is translated from the coding sequence ATGAGCCGTGCCCGAATTGTCCCCATATCCATTCCCACCCCCCTGCCTGTGGGATCGGTGAACGTGTTCCTCCTGGCATCGGACCCCGTTACGCTCGTCGACGCCGGCCTGAACACCGGCGAAGCGTTCGAGGTTCTCAAGGCCGCATTCAAGAACGAGGGGCTCGCGTTGAGCGACCTCGAGCAGGTCCTGTTGACCCACACGCATATCGACCACGTAGGGCTCCTGGGCCGGTTGCGTGACTATGCGGACTTCACGGTCTACGCCCATCCCTGGGCCGCGCACCGCAGTCTGAATTCCGAAGACCAACACGAGAAAGCCCGCCGCTTCGGCTTGCAGATCATGCGTGAACTGGGCGCACCAGACGACGTGGCCCACAAAGCAGCCGGCGAACAACACAGTTTCCGAGAATTCGCCACAGACGCCACTGTTGACAAGGGCCTTGAAGACGGCGAAGTGATTGGGCCGCACACTGCCTGCCACGTGCCCGGGCATTCCGCGCTTGATATGCTCTTCGTCGACAATGCACACCGGATTGCGTTTACTGGAGATCACCTCCTTCCCCGGATAACTCCCAATCCCTTGCTGCGCCGTCCAAGAGCCGGCCAACCCCGCGTCAAGAGCCTCGTGCAGTACCGGGAATCCTTGCGCAAGACCCATGCCCTGGACCTCGACGTGTGCTACCCCGGGCATGGCGAACCCATTCGGAATCATCGCGCGGTCATCGAAAGCCTCCTGGAACGCCAACACAAACGGAACCAGCGCGTTCTCGAGATTCTCGGCGGCCGGCGCTTATCCGTGTACGAGGTTGCGCGCCAGCTATTCCCTCGCATGGATGCCAAGTTCACCTTCCTGGGTCTATCCTCCGCCGCCGGCCATCTTGAGATCCTGGAAGAAGAGGGTAGGGTTGTTTCCGAATATGAAGATGGTATCTTATGCTTTCGCGCAGTCTGA
- the aroC gene encoding chorismate synthase, whose translation MLRYYSAGESHGRGIFCLLDGFPAGLHIRADDINFWLAERQKGYGRGGRQRIEKDEVDVLAGIRGGVTLGSPVLLAVWNRDFKNWESAMDPWNPPSGERAKKVVCPRPSHADLAGALKYEHDDCRNVLERASARETAARVAAGAVCRKLLAEFGIDMVGHVVQIGEAAANTDGIPSGELRERSMASDVRCAEPEAAARMRDAIKQAKRDKDSLGGVVEVRAWGLPVGLGSHTQAERKLDGAIAQALMSIQAVKGVEVGIGFRGAHLRGSRYHDEIVRSNTPKGGSYYVRTSNNLGGTEGGMTSGEELLVRIVKKPISTLMRPLRSVNIETKLADKALVERSDTCAVPALALIAEHAIAIVLAQFFIQQFGGDSVAQMKRSYDAYMAALSQR comes from the coding sequence GTGCTTCGGTACTATTCGGCAGGCGAATCCCACGGGCGAGGCATTTTCTGTCTTCTGGACGGTTTCCCTGCCGGCCTTCATATCAGAGCCGACGATATCAATTTCTGGTTGGCGGAAAGACAGAAAGGATACGGACGCGGCGGACGCCAGCGCATCGAAAAAGACGAGGTCGACGTGCTTGCCGGAATTCGAGGCGGCGTCACCTTGGGTAGCCCGGTTCTTCTGGCAGTATGGAATCGCGACTTCAAGAACTGGGAAAGCGCCATGGACCCCTGGAATCCGCCGTCCGGGGAACGCGCCAAGAAAGTCGTATGCCCAAGACCCAGCCACGCTGACCTCGCAGGCGCTCTCAAGTATGAGCACGACGACTGCCGGAACGTACTCGAGCGCGCCAGCGCACGGGAGACGGCGGCCCGGGTCGCGGCGGGCGCGGTCTGCCGAAAACTTCTTGCCGAGTTCGGTATTGACATGGTTGGGCACGTTGTTCAAATCGGCGAAGCGGCCGCCAACACGGATGGCATTCCCTCCGGCGAACTGCGCGAACGGTCGATGGCGTCTGACGTGCGCTGCGCCGAGCCCGAGGCCGCTGCGCGCATGCGCGACGCCATCAAGCAAGCCAAGCGGGATAAGGATTCGCTCGGAGGCGTCGTTGAGGTTCGCGCATGGGGGCTTCCGGTCGGACTGGGAAGCCACACGCAGGCGGAGCGCAAGCTGGATGGCGCGATTGCCCAGGCCCTCATGAGCATCCAGGCCGTCAAGGGCGTGGAAGTGGGCATCGGCTTCCGCGGCGCACACTTGCGCGGCAGCCGGTACCATGACGAGATTGTCCGGTCGAATACCCCCAAAGGCGGCAGCTACTACGTGCGCACATCGAACAATCTGGGCGGAACGGAAGGGGGGATGACGTCGGGCGAAGAGTTGCTTGTCCGCATTGTCAAGAAACCCATCTCGACACTCATGCGCCCCCTGCGCAGCGTGAATATCGAGACAAAGCTGGCAGACAAGGCACTGGTCGAGCGAAGCGATACCTGCGCCGTGCCTGCGTTGGCGCTGATTGCGGAACATGCCATCGCGATCGTCCTCGCGCAGTTCTTCATCCAGCAGTTCGGCGGCGATTCGGTCGCTCAAATGAAGCGCAGCTACGATGCCTACATGGCCGCCCTGAGCCAACGATGA
- a CDS encoding prepilin peptidase: MDGNLQALNALLAVFSFVLGSMIGSFLNVCVYRLPRGLSIVKPRSKCPKCDNPIAWYDNIPIVSWLVLGAKCRHCSQPISWQYPLVEAVTGVLFLLVFWRFGIAIATPIYMLLSAALVLATFVDFTDGTIPDEVSLPGIPIGIACSVLFMLYPRSGLSVMGPFELPVVNSLVGALVGGVILFALDKGALLLLKKPGMGFGDVKLIAMLGAFFGLYGAVLIIIIASFIGSFVGIVLILAGKLQKVPAPGDEKTEKGKTDKPVLGHYLPFGPYLALAGVVVMLAGSAIIDFYFNTLIAQPTL; encoded by the coding sequence ATGGACGGTAACTTGCAGGCCCTGAACGCTCTTCTGGCTGTATTCTCGTTTGTTTTGGGAAGCATGATCGGGAGTTTCCTGAACGTGTGCGTATACCGGCTGCCCCGAGGGCTGTCGATCGTTAAGCCGCGCTCGAAATGCCCGAAATGCGACAATCCTATCGCTTGGTACGACAACATCCCTATCGTGAGCTGGCTGGTGCTTGGCGCCAAGTGCCGCCACTGCAGCCAGCCAATCAGTTGGCAATATCCGCTGGTAGAGGCCGTCACGGGCGTGCTTTTCCTGCTCGTGTTCTGGCGTTTTGGCATCGCGATAGCCACCCCGATCTACATGCTGCTCTCGGCCGCCCTGGTACTGGCCACGTTCGTCGACTTCACCGACGGGACCATTCCCGATGAGGTCAGCCTTCCGGGAATTCCCATCGGTATTGCCTGTTCCGTGTTGTTCATGCTGTATCCCAGAAGCGGATTGTCGGTTATGGGACCGTTCGAGTTGCCCGTAGTCAATTCCCTTGTCGGCGCCCTGGTTGGCGGGGTAATCCTCTTCGCGCTCGACAAGGGCGCATTGCTGCTTCTAAAGAAGCCCGGCATGGGTTTCGGCGACGTGAAACTGATCGCCATGCTCGGCGCCTTCTTCGGCTTGTACGGCGCTGTCCTGATCATCATCATCGCGTCATTCATTGGCAGTTTCGTCGGAATCGTCTTGATCCTTGCGGGCAAACTGCAGAAAGTGCCCGCGCCAGGGGATGAGAAAACCGAGAAGGGCAAGACTGACAAGCCCGTGCTCGGCCATTACCTTCCCTTCGGGCCCTATCTGGCCCTCGCCGGCGTGGTCGTGATGCTGGCGGGCTCCGCCATTATCGACTTCTATTTCAACACACTAATCGCGCAGCCTACGCTGTAG